A genome region from Camelina sativa cultivar DH55 chromosome 10, Cs, whole genome shotgun sequence includes the following:
- the LOC109126882 gene encoding uncharacterized protein LOC109126882 has protein sequence MVASVKRNYLLFSIVVLLFFVLSYTKKSKDYGCIQNYDNALSDNLISLKDLAAKDYGGLNNSVGGTITGMNECNDDLSTIKPIPEFLIMRNNVVGNISSIILVILEFF, from the exons ATGGTAGCATCCgtcaaaagaaattatttactGTTTTCTATTGTGGTTTTACTTTTCTTTGTCttatcatatacaaaaaaat CCAAAGACTATGGCTGCATACAAAATTATGACAATGCTCTTTCTGATAATCTGATTTCTTTGAAAGATTTAGCAGCCAAAGACTATGGCGGCTTAAACAATAGTGTCGGTGGTACAATAACAGGGATGAATGAGTGTAATGATGATTTGTCAACAATCAAACCAATACCAGAGTTCTTGATCATGAGGAATAATGTTGTTGGAAATATATCAAGTATTATTTTGGTGATTCTCGAATTTTTCTAA